One Rhizobium sp. NRK18 genomic window carries:
- a CDS encoding ABC transporter ATP-binding protein encodes MDQATQEKTSEGEREVILSVRDLTVGFGEKLVLDKLNLDVYRGEILGFVGGSGTGKSVLMRTVLRLLPRQSGKITILGKNYDELSESEHFQLDMRLGVLFQHGALFSSLTVKENIQVPMREYLDLPKELMDELAYLKIQMVGLAPDAADKFPSELSGGMIKRAALARALALDPDLVFLDEPTSGLDPIGAAEFDELIARLRDTLGLTVYMVTHDLDSLFSVCDRIAVLGQKRVLVEGTLEDMLSFEDDWVQSYFRGKRARSIVGRT; translated from the coding sequence ATGGATCAGGCCACTCAGGAAAAGACGAGCGAGGGCGAACGGGAGGTCATCCTCTCGGTGCGCGACCTGACCGTCGGCTTCGGCGAGAAGCTGGTGCTCGACAAGCTCAATCTCGACGTATATCGCGGCGAGATTCTCGGCTTTGTCGGCGGCTCGGGGACGGGCAAGTCGGTGCTGATGCGCACGGTTCTGCGCCTGCTGCCGCGGCAATCCGGCAAGATCACCATTCTCGGCAAGAATTACGACGAGCTCAGCGAGAGCGAACATTTCCAGCTCGACATGCGGCTGGGTGTGCTTTTCCAGCACGGTGCGCTGTTTTCGTCGCTGACGGTCAAGGAAAACATCCAGGTTCCGATGCGCGAGTATCTGGACCTGCCGAAGGAACTGATGGACGAGCTCGCCTATCTGAAGATCCAGATGGTGGGACTGGCGCCGGACGCGGCCGACAAGTTCCCGTCGGAGCTTTCCGGCGGCATGATCAAGCGCGCGGCGCTGGCGCGCGCCCTGGCGCTCGATCCCGACCTCGTCTTCCTCGACGAGCCGACCTCCGGCCTAGACCCGATCGGCGCCGCCGAATTCGACGAACTCATTGCCCGGCTGCGCGATACGCTGGGTTTGACCGTTTACATGGTGACACACGACCTCGATAGTCTGTTTTCCGTCTGCGACCGTATTGCAGTGCTTGGACAGAAGCGGGTATTGGTCGAGGGAACATTGGAAGACATGCTCTCGTTCGAGGACGACTGGGTGCAATCCTATTTCCGCGGCAAGCGGGCCCGCTCGATCGTCGGCCGGACATGA
- a CDS encoding MlaD family protein, giving the protein METKANYTIVGIFTLLIIAAAFGFVYWMSGFGGKGPTVELLVRIPGSANGLSVGSPVRFNGIAIGSVRDLRIDNDPRFTVAFTEVRADAPVYSSTKAVLEIQGLTGAAYIELSGGDKTKKSILQEAAESGKRAVIVADQSSVTNLLATADKILDRADDAIGQLQGFISDAREPLTQTVNNAKTFSDALARNADGIDKFLQSVSALSDSVSGLSGRLDSTLDAIEKLVKAVDAERINNILANAEKVSKDVADSSGELKSTVQSFKTTAESISKAGDKAASVLDNADKLIVKIDPAKLGTAVDNISAAAADARVAIASFKNVGDIVDKHQQDIDDTIKNVTEMAKKLNAASNRVDGILAKVDGMVSSDDSQGMFAQASETLKSIKTLADNLNAQVGPIAANLNKFSSSGLRDVEGLVDDARRTVKSLEDTINNLDDNPQRLLFGGGGVKEYDGRTRR; this is encoded by the coding sequence ATGGAAACGAAAGCCAACTACACCATCGTCGGTATCTTCACGCTGCTGATCATCGCGGCGGCGTTCGGCTTCGTCTACTGGATGTCCGGTTTCGGTGGCAAGGGGCCGACGGTTGAACTACTCGTTCGCATTCCCGGTTCCGCCAATGGTCTGAGCGTCGGATCGCCGGTGCGCTTCAATGGCATTGCCATCGGTTCCGTGCGGGATCTGAGGATCGACAACGATCCGCGGTTTACCGTCGCCTTCACCGAAGTCCGGGCCGATGCCCCGGTCTATTCCAGCACCAAGGCGGTTCTGGAAATCCAGGGCCTCACGGGTGCCGCCTATATCGAGCTTTCGGGCGGCGACAAGACGAAGAAGAGCATCCTGCAGGAGGCGGCGGAGAGCGGCAAGCGGGCGGTGATCGTCGCCGACCAGTCGTCCGTGACCAACCTTCTTGCGACCGCCGACAAGATTCTCGACCGGGCCGACGACGCGATCGGCCAGCTGCAGGGGTTCATCAGCGATGCGCGCGAGCCGCTGACGCAGACGGTCAACAATGCCAAGACCTTTTCCGATGCGCTTGCCCGCAATGCCGACGGTATCGACAAGTTCCTGCAGAGCGTTTCGGCGCTCTCGGACAGCGTCAGCGGTCTCTCCGGGCGACTGGACTCGACGCTCGACGCGATCGAGAAGCTGGTGAAGGCTGTGGATGCCGAGCGCATCAACAACATTCTCGCCAATGCCGAAAAGGTCAGCAAGGATGTGGCGGACTCGTCGGGTGAGCTGAAGTCGACCGTCCAGAGCTTCAAGACGACGGCGGAATCGATCAGCAAGGCCGGCGACAAGGCGGCCAGTGTGCTGGACAATGCCGACAAGCTGATCGTCAAGATCGATCCGGCGAAACTCGGCACGGCCGTCGACAATATTTCGGCGGCTGCCGCCGATGCCCGCGTGGCGATCGCCTCGTTCAAGAATGTCGGCGATATCGTCGACAAGCATCAGCAGGACATCGACGACACCATCAAGAATGTCACCGAAATGGCCAAGAAGCTGAATGCGGCCTCGAACCGCGTCGACGGCATTCTCGCCAAGGTCGACGGCATGGTGAGCTCGGACGACTCCCAGGGCATGTTCGCCCAGGCGAGCGAGACGCTGAAGTCGATCAAGACGCTTGCCGACAATCTGAATGCGCAGGTCGGTCCGATCGCCGCCAATCTCAACAAGTTCTCGTCGAGCGGTCTGCGCGACGTCGAGGGCCTCGTGGACGATGCGCGCCGTACGGTGAAGTCGCTTGAGGACACGATCAACAATCTCGACGACAATCCGCAGCGGCTTTTGTTCGGCGGTGGCGGCGTGAAGGAATATGACGGGCGCACCCGTCGCTGA
- a CDS encoding ABC-type transport auxiliary lipoprotein family protein produces the protein MSGVARVSIMRKGMPALAAGALAAVLMSGCSTTPLSDTFDLAAPAVSTDRSAHRRQILVPVPTAIKAINSEKIVVRVSPSEVQYLSGSQWSDTLPRMVQAKLVQAFEATGKLGGVGVPGQGLAIDEQVVTEIRTFEVQAYGGVKQANIAISVKILNDRNGSVRATKLFTATAPVTGSEAPAFVDGLDRAFADIASQIVTWSLGVI, from the coding sequence ATGAGCGGAGTGGCAAGGGTGTCGATCATGCGCAAGGGAATGCCCGCACTGGCTGCCGGGGCGCTGGCCGCCGTGCTGATGAGCGGCTGTTCTACGACGCCGCTCAGCGATACGTTCGACCTTGCAGCGCCGGCCGTCTCCACCGATCGCTCGGCCCATCGCCGCCAGATCCTGGTGCCGGTGCCGACCGCCATCAAGGCGATCAACAGCGAGAAGATCGTCGTGCGCGTCTCGCCGTCCGAGGTGCAGTATCTCTCTGGCTCGCAATGGAGTGACACGCTGCCGCGCATGGTGCAGGCCAAGCTCGTGCAGGCCTTCGAGGCGACCGGCAAGCTCGGCGGCGTCGGCGTGCCGGGGCAGGGGTTGGCGATCGACGAGCAGGTGGTGACCGAAATCCGCACCTTCGAGGTGCAGGCCTATGGCGGCGTCAAGCAGGCGAATATCGCGATTTCCGTCAAGATCCTCAACGACCGCAACGGCTCCGTGCGGGCGACGAAGCTGTTTACCGCCACCGCGCCGGTCACCGGCTCCGAGGCGCCGGCCTTCGTCGATGGCCTCGACCGCGCCTTTGCCGATATCGCCAGCCAGATCGTCACCTGGTCGCTCGGCGTCATCTGA
- a CDS encoding OsmC family protein encodes MAIVKKGSAHWSGGLKDGKGEVSTESGVLDKQPYGFRTRFEGQPGTNPEELIGAAHAACFTMALSLMLEEAGFKADSLETTASVSLDKKDDGFAITGIELALSGTVSGMDEAKFKEIADKAKAGCPVSKALSAVPISLTTTFG; translated from the coding sequence ATGGCTATCGTCAAAAAGGGCTCGGCGCACTGGAGCGGCGGACTGAAGGACGGCAAGGGCGAGGTGTCTACCGAGAGCGGCGTGCTCGACAAGCAGCCTTACGGATTTCGCACCCGGTTCGAGGGCCAGCCCGGCACCAATCCGGAAGAACTGATCGGCGCGGCGCATGCCGCCTGCTTTACCATGGCGCTGTCGCTGATGCTGGAAGAGGCGGGCTTCAAGGCCGACAGCCTGGAAACCACCGCCAGCGTCTCCCTCGACAAGAAGGACGACGGCTTCGCCATCACCGGCATCGAACTCGCCCTTTCCGGCACCGTCTCCGGCATGGACGAGGCCAAGTTCAAGGAGATCGCCGACAAGGCCAAGGCCGGCTGCCCGGTTTCGAAGGCGCTTTCGGCGGTGCCGATCAGCTTGACGACGACGTTCGGGTGA
- a CDS encoding endonuclease domain-containing protein, protein MRQPVPPHHRNFARSMRADSKAAESMLWQSLKNRQLAGFKFKRQVPLDGYILDFVCFEARLIVEADGGQHAESVRDAKRDRHFRDAGFRVLRFWNDEIERNLVDVCRVILLELKNTGE, encoded by the coding sequence ATGCGCCAGCCCGTTCCGCCCCATCACCGTAATTTTGCCCGCTCCATGCGTGCCGACAGCAAGGCGGCAGAGTCAATGTTGTGGCAGTCACTGAAGAACCGCCAGCTGGCCGGGTTTAAGTTCAAACGCCAGGTGCCGCTCGACGGCTATATCCTCGATTTCGTCTGCTTCGAGGCTCGTCTGATCGTCGAGGCAGATGGCGGCCAGCATGCCGAAAGCGTCCGGGATGCCAAGCGTGATCGCCATTTTCGCGACGCCGGCTTTCGGGTATTGCGCTTCTGGAACGACGAGATTGAACGCAATCTTGTTGATGTCTGCCGGGTGATATTGCTGGAGCTGAAGAATACTGGGGAATGA